A single genomic interval of Juglans regia cultivar Chandler chromosome 1, Walnut 2.0, whole genome shotgun sequence harbors:
- the LOC108992805 gene encoding zinc finger AN1 domain-containing stress-associated protein 12-like isoform X2, translating into MRRLSKYHRSYKKHEWPKSDHNSRKVVVCENCEMSIETTGRDGEDEKVMLERHEKSGSCDPKKKNKPTCPVRRCKEILTFSNTNTCKICRVKVCLKHRFPVDHACKQARVSSGPWNGKFMAALASRNAGDCADRMMKMFLK; encoded by the exons ATGCGACGGTTGTCGAAAT ATCATAGATCGTACAAGAAGCACGAGTGGCCGAAATCTGACCACAACAGCAGAAAGGTTGTCGTTTGCGAGAATTGCGAGATGTCGATTGAGACAACGGGGCGGGATGGAGAGGACGAGAAGGTGATGTTGGAGAGGCACGAGAAGTCAGGGAGTTGCGACcccaagaagaagaacaaaccGACGTGCCCCGTAAGGCGTTGCAAAGAGATATTGACATTTTCGAATACAAATACGTGCAAGATTTGCCGGGTGAAGGTGTGCTTGAAGCATCGTTTCCCGGTCGACCATGCGTGCAAGCAGGCAAGGGTGTCTAGCGGGCCTTGGAATGGGAAATTCATGGCAGCTTTGGCTTCGAGGAACGCTGGGGATTGTGCCGACcggatgatgaaaatgtttttaaaataa
- the LOC108992805 gene encoding zinc finger AN1 domain-containing stress-associated protein 12-like isoform X1, whose product MGGGTEAFPDLGQHCQHPDCHQLDFLPFKCDGCRNVFCLDHRSYKKHEWPKSDHNSRKVVVCENCEMSIETTGRDGEDEKVMLERHEKSGSCDPKKKNKPTCPVRRCKEILTFSNTNTCKICRVKVCLKHRFPVDHACKQARVSSGPWNGKFMAALASRNAGDCADRMMKMFLK is encoded by the exons ATGGGAGGAGGAACCGAAGCTTTCCCAGATTTGGGTCAACACTGCCAGCACCCAGATTGCCATCAACTCGATTTTCTCCCTTTTAAATGCGACGGTTGTCGAAAT GTCTTCTGTTTAGATCATAGATCGTACAAGAAGCACGAGTGGCCGAAATCTGACCACAACAGCAGAAAGGTTGTCGTTTGCGAGAATTGCGAGATGTCGATTGAGACAACGGGGCGGGATGGAGAGGACGAGAAGGTGATGTTGGAGAGGCACGAGAAGTCAGGGAGTTGCGACcccaagaagaagaacaaaccGACGTGCCCCGTAAGGCGTTGCAAAGAGATATTGACATTTTCGAATACAAATACGTGCAAGATTTGCCGGGTGAAGGTGTGCTTGAAGCATCGTTTCCCGGTCGACCATGCGTGCAAGCAGGCAAGGGTGTCTAGCGGGCCTTGGAATGGGAAATTCATGGCAGCTTTGGCTTCGAGGAACGCTGGGGATTGTGCCGACcggatgatgaaaatgtttttaaaataa